Part of the Enterobacter pseudoroggenkampii genome, ACTGGAACGGTGACGGGCAGATGGACATCGTCAAGCTCAGCACCTATGGCGGCTCGCAGACGGCAACGCTGTTCACCAACAACGGTTACGGCTCGACCTGGACTGCAAGCCAGCTGGCTTCCGGACTGGCGAACGTCACCGGCGTGGCGGCAGTGGACTACAACTGGGACGGTGCGCAGGATCTGCTGGTCTCTCAGCAGAACGGCAAGGTGGTGCTGGTACAAAACAGCAAAACCATTGCTGACGGCACCGCGATGCACCTGCACATTGTCGACAGCGAGGGCATCAACGCCTACTACGGCAATACGGTCAATCTGTACAACGCCGCGGGCGTACTGGTGGCCTCGCAGATCATCAACGCCCAGTCCGGTATCGGTTCGAACGATACCTCTGCGCTGGTGAGCTTCTACGGGCTGGATCCGAATGAAACCTACTCGGCCGAGATCCTGAAGATCACCAACGGCGTGTCGGATAACGTCACCTGGAGCGGCCTGGAGGCGGGCAACGGCAAAGAGGGCTACGTCCTGACGGCCGAAGCGGCCACCGGCGGCCACAGCGGAACCATTACCGGAACCGGGTATAACGACACCTTTATCGCAGAGGATGGCACCTATACCTACAACGGTTCCGGCGGCTGGACTACCCATTCCGACCATGACACCTGGAGCAACACCGGTGGGATGGATGTGGTGGATTACCGCAATGCGACCTCCGGCGTAACCGTTGATTTGCGCCTTTCTACCGCGCAGAACACCGGGTTCGGTACGTCACGACTGCTCAACATTGAAGGAATTAACGGCTCGAACTTCGACGACGTCATTACCGGCAACAGCGGTGATAACCGGTTCGAAGGCCGGGGCGGGAACGACACCTTCAACATCGGCAGCGGCGGTCACGATACGTTGCTCTACAAGCTGATCAACGCCTCGGATGCCACGGGCGGTAACGGTCACGACGTGGTGAACGGCTTTACGGTCGGCACCTGGGAAGGGACCGCGGACACGGATCGTATTGACCTGCGCGATCTGCTCTCCGGCAGCGGCTATACCGGCACGGGTTCGGCGAGCTACGTGAACGGCGTGGCCACGCTGGACAGCAGCGCGGGCAATATCAGCGATTACATCCGCGTGGTGCAGAACGGCAGCAATACCGAGATCCAGGTTGACCTGGACGGTACAGGCGGTCAGTTCTCGCCAACCACTCTGGTGACCCTGAACGGCGTGCAGACGGATCTGGCGACGCTGCTGGCGAACCATCAGCTGTTAATTGCGTAAACCAACGCCGCGGGGAGCGATCCTCGCGGCCTTTTGGCGTTTCTTTACACGAATTGCGTTAACCCGGAGATTATGAAGACACATCCACAGTACGAACCCTGGCTGCAGGGCATGCTTATCATCGCGAAACATTATCGGCTGGATTTCTCAGCGGAGCATGTTCGGGTCACGATTAACCATGAAAGCCAGTCTCCGCGCCAGCTGGTGCTGGAGGAGATGGCACGCCAGCTTGGGCTGGGGATGCGTATGGTGGCGGCGGAAGCGGTATCCCTCGATCCGTGGCGCCTGCCGCTGCTGGCGGAATTCACCGGCGGACAAATCGCGGTGATCAACCGCATGGACAGCGAAGGCAACGTCAGCCTGCAGTTCAGCGGCGACGCGGGGCTGGAGACGACGCTGACGCGTGACGAGCTCGGGGCGCGGCTAAAGGGGCTGATGGTGTTGCGCCCGCTCGAATCCACGCCGGATGCCCGCGTGGACGACTACATCAAACCGTATGAGAAAAACTGGTTCTGGCAGCTGGCGCTGAAGGACTGGCGACGCTACAGCGACATTATGCTGGTGGCGCTGGTCGCCAACGTGCTGGCGCTTTCCGGCATGGTCTTCTCCATGCAGGTATACGACAGAGTGGTCCCGTCGCAGTCGGAAGCCACGCTGTGGGTGCTGTTTGGCGGCGTGATGATTGCCATCGTGTTCGAATTCATCATGCGCATGCTGCGCGTGCATATTTCTGACGTGGTGGGCAAACGCGCCGATCTGCGTATCTCTGAACGCGTGTTTGCCCACGCGCTGCGGATTAAAAACGGCGCGCGATCAAAATCAACCGGATCGTTTATCGCCCAGATCCGCGAGCTGGAGTCGGTGCGGGAGCTCATCACCTCCACCACGATTGCGGCTATCTCCGATCTGCCGTTCTTCCTGCTGTTCGTCTTTATTCTGTGGATGATTGGCGGCCCGCTGGTGCTGGTGGTTCTGCTCGCGGTTCCGCTGCTGCTTATTCCGGGCCTGCTGGTGCAGCGCCCGCTGGGGAAACTCTCCAGCGAAGGGATGCGTGAATCCGCCATCCGTAACGCCACGCTGGTGGAAGCGGTGCAGGGCATTGAAGACATCAAGCTGATGCGCGCCGAGCAGCGTTTCCAGAACCAGTGGAATAACACCAACGACGTCGCCGCCAGCGTCGGCATGAAGCAGCGCTGGCTGACGGGCCTGCTGCTCACCTGGACCCAGGAGGTGCAGTCTATCGTCTATGCGGTGGTACTGCTGGTGGGCTGTTACCTGGTCATCAGCGGTGACATGACCACCGGTGCGCTGGTGGGTACC contains:
- a CDS encoding type I secretion system permease/ATPase; this encodes MKTHPQYEPWLQGMLIIAKHYRLDFSAEHVRVTINHESQSPRQLVLEEMARQLGLGMRMVAAEAVSLDPWRLPLLAEFTGGQIAVINRMDSEGNVSLQFSGDAGLETTLTRDELGARLKGLMVLRPLESTPDARVDDYIKPYEKNWFWQLALKDWRRYSDIMLVALVANVLALSGMVFSMQVYDRVVPSQSEATLWVLFGGVMIAIVFEFIMRMLRVHISDVVGKRADLRISERVFAHALRIKNGARSKSTGSFIAQIRELESVRELITSTTIAAISDLPFFLLFVFILWMIGGPLVLVVLLAVPLLLIPGLLVQRPLGKLSSEGMRESAIRNATLVEAVQGIEDIKLMRAEQRFQNQWNNTNDVAASVGMKQRWLTGLLLTWTQEVQSIVYAVVLLVGCYLVISGDMTTGALVGTSILASRTIAPLSQISGVLSRWQSAKVARKGLDDLMQRPIDDPQHGKKVHKAHLRGDYALEDVGFYYDEEEKLTVLNISKLQIRAGERVAVLGRNGSGKSTLLQLLAGMQEPQQGSILLDDIALNHLDPADVRRDMQLLSQQARLFFGSVRDNILMGNPLATDDEIHQALVNSGALEFVRKQKMGLNYIINEGGAGLSGGQRQALLLARALITSPTILLLDEPTAWLDEMSEKQFIQHLHTWLGKRRTLVVATHRLPILDLVDRIIVLENGKVVMDGPRDAILHQHGMAPQKTAQRTVTMKPAAVAEEGAA